In Devosia chinhatensis, the following are encoded in one genomic region:
- a CDS encoding TM2 domain-containing protein, which yields MTADRAYAQYDIEKKSLVVAYVLWAFLGYVGAHRFYLGRPLSGMFMLMLSSITLILTFVSFGFLGFLWFIVGLWWLIDALLIPGIAAGRNQRIADRVLGYRR from the coding sequence ATGACCGCTGATCGCGCCTATGCCCAATATGACATCGAAAAGAAATCCCTTGTGGTGGCCTACGTGCTCTGGGCGTTCCTGGGATATGTGGGGGCGCACCGGTTTTATCTTGGCAGGCCGCTGAGCGGGATGTTCATGCTGATGCTGTCCAGCATCACGCTGATCCTCACCTTCGTGAGCTTCGGGTTCCTAGGCTTTTTGTGGTTCATCGTCGGCCTCTGGTGGCTGATCGACGCGCTGTTGATCCCCGGCATCGCAGCCGGCCGCAACCAGCGGATCGCCGACCGGGTGCTGGGCTACCGGCGTTAA
- a CDS encoding alpha/beta hydrolase family protein: MSISRSRFRQLLAFEDRTVALISSREETAGDYVIEHLRLRIGEDDVRGILTRPAEPSGPMPAILYGHSHGGGYAIGASELLDGRDYLLDPLGPVFARAGYVTLCIDMPVFGERATATESAVAKALLWQGKSLFGAMLSDHAAALTYLAGRPDVDATRIGAFGLSMGCVLSYWLAALDERIAAVAHLCCFADFRTMIALGAHDGHGIYLTVPGLLREADGGTIAGLVAPRPQLICVGEEDALSPMPAVERALTELRPAYRGAEDRLDVLSEAGVGHQETPRMREAVLAFFGRWLS; encoded by the coding sequence GTGAGCATTTCCCGAAGCCGTTTCCGCCAATTGCTGGCGTTCGAGGACCGGACCGTTGCCCTGATCTCGAGCCGCGAGGAAACTGCCGGCGATTATGTCATCGAGCATTTGCGCCTGCGGATCGGGGAGGACGATGTTCGCGGTATCCTGACCCGCCCGGCGGAGCCTTCCGGACCGATGCCTGCCATTCTTTACGGGCATTCGCATGGCGGCGGCTATGCCATCGGCGCCAGTGAACTGCTGGACGGGCGGGACTATCTGCTCGACCCGCTCGGGCCGGTTTTTGCCCGGGCAGGGTATGTGACGCTCTGCATCGACATGCCGGTGTTCGGCGAGCGGGCTACGGCGACGGAAAGCGCGGTGGCCAAGGCGCTGCTGTGGCAGGGCAAGTCCTTGTTCGGTGCCATGCTGTCGGACCACGCGGCAGCCCTGACCTATCTCGCGGGGCGGCCGGACGTGGATGCCACAAGGATCGGGGCGTTTGGCCTGTCGATGGGTTGTGTGCTCAGCTATTGGCTGGCGGCGCTGGACGAGCGGATCGCGGCGGTGGCGCATCTTTGCTGCTTTGCCGATTTCCGCACCATGATCGCGCTGGGCGCGCATGACGGGCACGGCATCTATCTCACCGTGCCCGGCCTGTTGCGCGAAGCCGACGGCGGTACCATTGCCGGGCTGGTAGCGCCACGGCCGCAACTGATCTGCGTGGGCGAAGAGGATGCCCTGAGCCCCATGCCTGCGGTCGAGCGGGCGCTGACGGAGCTTCGTCCCGCCTATCGAGGGGCGGAGGATCGGCTGGACGTCCTCAGCGAAGCCGGGGTGGGGCATCAGGAAACGCCAAGGATGCGGGAGGCCGTGCTCGCCTTTTTCGGGCGCTGGCTGAGCTAG